A window of the Lolium perenne isolate Kyuss_39 chromosome 7, Kyuss_2.0, whole genome shotgun sequence genome harbors these coding sequences:
- the LOC127321684 gene encoding uncharacterized protein isoform X2, whose protein sequence is MDPIYQEQVGTIFLGRMHLEDLLGLAWGGSAAAATGGDERGRRRDGAGGSAEAATRGDGRGRRGTGTGWPPQVKNRWEASRSAAAHCWLLSQVGSVKSTAAMGRIDVHSVIVTAAFSIRTIHAKLNDMALYGFEANELILPCCHIIACHRPIVS, encoded by the exons ATGGATCCTATTTATCAAGAACAAGTTGGTACAATATTCCTTGGAAGGATGCATCTGGAAGATTTGTTG GGGCTGGCGTGGGGCGGTTCCGCGGCGGCAGCGACCGGAGGCGACGAGCGCGGCCGGAGACGGGACGGCGCGGGCGGATCTGCGGAGGCGGCGACCCGAGGCGACGGGCGTGGCCGGAGGGGGACCGGCACGGGGTGGCCACCTCAGGTGAAGAACCGGTGGGAGGCATCGAGATCCGCAGCGGCCCACTGTTGGCTCCTCTCCCAGGTCGGTTCCGTCAAG AGTACTGCAGCAATGGGCAGAATTGATGTTCATAGTGTTATAGTTACTGCAGCCTTCAG CATTAGGACCATCCACGCCAAGTTGAATGACATGGCTCTATATGGATTTGAGGCAAACGAACTGATTCTACCTTGCTGTCATATCATT GCGTGTCACAGGCCGATCGTTTCATAA
- the LOC127321684 gene encoding uncharacterized protein isoform X3 codes for MKRGDGSYLSRTSWYNIPWKDASGRFVGAGVGRFRGGSDRRRRARPETGRRGRICGGGDPRRRAWPEGDRHGVATSGEEPVGGIEIRSGPLLAPLPVTAAFSIRTIHAKLNDMALYGFEANELILPCCHIIACHRPIVS; via the exons ATGAAGCGTGGAGATGGATCCTATTTATCAAGAACAAGTTGGTACAATATTCCTTGGAAGGATGCATCTGGAAGATTTGTTG GGGCTGGCGTGGGGCGGTTCCGCGGCGGCAGCGACCGGAGGCGACGAGCGCGGCCGGAGACGGGACGGCGCGGGCGGATCTGCGGAGGCGGCGACCCGAGGCGACGGGCGTGGCCGGAGGGGGACCGGCACGGGGTGGCCACCTCAGGTGAAGAACCGGTGGGAGGCATCGAGATCCGCAGCGGCCCACTGTTGGCTCCTCTCCCAG TTACTGCAGCCTTCAG CATTAGGACCATCCACGCCAAGTTGAATGACATGGCTCTATATGGATTTGAGGCAAACGAACTGATTCTACCTTGCTGTCATATCATT GCGTGTCACAGGCCGATCGTTTCATAA
- the LOC127321684 gene encoding uncharacterized protein isoform X1 — protein MKRGDGSYLSRTSWYNIPWKDASGRFVGAGVGRFRGGSDRRRRARPETGRRGRICGGGDPRRRAWPEGDRHGVATSGEEPVGGIEIRSGPLLAPLPGRFRQAMGRIDVHSVIVTAAFSIRTIHAKLNDMALYGFEANELILPCCHIIACHRPIVS, from the exons ATGAAGCGTGGAGATGGATCCTATTTATCAAGAACAAGTTGGTACAATATTCCTTGGAAGGATGCATCTGGAAGATTTGTTG GGGCTGGCGTGGGGCGGTTCCGCGGCGGCAGCGACCGGAGGCGACGAGCGCGGCCGGAGACGGGACGGCGCGGGCGGATCTGCGGAGGCGGCGACCCGAGGCGACGGGCGTGGCCGGAGGGGGACCGGCACGGGGTGGCCACCTCAGGTGAAGAACCGGTGGGAGGCATCGAGATCCGCAGCGGCCCACTGTTGGCTCCTCTCCCAGGTCGGTTCCGTCAAG CAATGGGCAGAATTGATGTTCATAGTGTTATAGTTACTGCAGCCTTCAG CATTAGGACCATCCACGCCAAGTTGAATGACATGGCTCTATATGGATTTGAGGCAAACGAACTGATTCTACCTTGCTGTCATATCATT GCGTGTCACAGGCCGATCGTTTCATAA